ACGAGCTTATTGGGCGAAAAGCCGAGCCAGGAACTCATCGAGCGATTTTCTAACGAACGGCACGTGACGGATCAGACGCCACCGACATACCTGACGCATACTGGTGACGACAAAGTGGTGGATGTAGACAATAGTATCGTTTTTTATGAAGCTTTACGGCATCATCGCGTCCCCGCTGAAATGCACCTGTATCCGACAGGAAATCACGGTTTTGTACTCAAATTACCTACGGAAGAATGGATGCAGCCACTCTTTGGCTGGATGAAAAAGAATGGTTGGGTTCAATAAACGTTTACTCCAATTTAAACCATCACCGCGATGAAAATCAAAGCAATCATTACTGGAGCTACGGGTATGGTAGGCGAAGGGGTACTGTTCGAATGCCTGAAGCATCCCGACGTTGAGCAGGTGCTGGTGATCAACCGGAAGCCAGGGGGCTTATCCCATCCTAAACTGAAAGAAATCATCCATAAGGATTTCTTCAATCTGCAACCCATTGCTTCGCAACTGGCCGGTTTCAATGCCTGTTATTTCTGTCTAGGCGTATCGTCGGTCGGTATGAGTCAGGAAGAGTACAGGCGAACTACTTACGATCTGACGCTCCATTTCGCCCAGACGGTCGCTCAATACAATTCGGATCTGACCTTTTGTTACGTTACCGGGGCGGGAACAAATGAGCAGGGTCGCATCGCCTGGGCTCGGGTGAAGGGAGCCACCGAAAGTGCCTTAATGCGTTTGTTTCCCAAAGCATATATGTTTCGTCCTGGTTTTATGAAAGCGGTGCCCGGCCAGAAAAATGTAAAAAGTTTTTATAAATGGATTGCCTGGGTCTACCCGCTGGGGCGAGCCCTGTTTCCCGGGGGCTTCTGTACGCTGGAAGAAGTAGGGCAGGCCATGATTCACGCCGCTCAAAAAGGTTATCCCAAGGCAGTACTGGAAGTGAAAGACATCGTAACACTGGCACGAACGTAAGTAGACATGGGAAAAGCTGAAACGTATAAAAACAAACGGCTGGCGAGTATTTATTATAGGTTGGAGGAAGTACTGCTCTTTGAACGTTCCGTTATTCACCTAGACGGAGTTTAGCACTTCTTACTGGCAGGAAAGGTTTTCATCTTTTGATAGTAGTTAACCGTTTTAAGTTATTACAATCAAAACTCTGCACGGACGCCATACATCCAGGTCCCGGCCTATCGCATTCCATGCGGGGCATCCCATGCCGGAATTCCATTCTGGGACTGAAGCCGCCAACCATTCCATGGGGCCCCCTCGGCAATGCGGTGGGACTGAGCAAGAGGAGTGAGCGGCGGGCGTGCCGGCATGGGATGCCCCGCATGGAATGCATACGGACTACATAACCAGCTGTGCCTGTGGGACGAAGATGGATCTATCTAAAACAGAACTTTCATTACTATAAAACAAATCATCAATTTTAAAATTTCTCACAAATAGTATACTAATTATATAGAGTAAATATATATTTGATGCGGATTTGTAACTATCCGCTGTACAAGTTCTTTTGGTTCACTTGTACCTATCCCGTCTGCTTCCCTATGAAACGCTCTTTATTTGCTCTGTGTCTACTTTCTATACCAGCCTTCAGCCAACGTGTGTACCACGATGACCATCATCACGATCCCGAAGGTCGAACGATGAATCACGATCACCTGGTCCATATTCAGGAGTACCGAAAAGAAACAGTATATATTCATAACCTGCCTGCTCCGGAAATTATGACGGGCATTGGGACTTCCGACCTGAGCATTCAAACCAAAAATCCGCTGACCCAACGGTATTTTAGTCAGGGCGTTGCTCTGCTTCACAGCTTTTGGGATTTTGAAGCGTACCGGGCCTTTAAAGAAGCTTCCCGTCAGGACTCCACCGCTATTATGCCGTACTGGGGTATTTACAGTGCCATTGGTTCGATGGAAGGGGATGATTTTGCTGCCGACCGTATCCGGGCGGTGAGAAAACTGAAAGAACTGAAAGCCAAGGCAAATCCGCACGAAAGACGCTACGCGGAGGCCGTCCTGGCCCGCGATGTACCGGGAGCCAGCGGAAAAAAAGAATACGAGCGAATCCTGGAGTTACTCGTTCATGAATACCCGGAAGATGTAGACGCAAAACTCTTTTTAGCCCTGAGCAAAATGAGCGGCTACGATCTGAAACTCAATCCGCGGGAGGGCACGATGTACGCTGAATATCTGCTCCGGGATGTCCTTAAATCCCACCCTGATAATGCCGGAGCCCATCATTACTGGATTCACCTCAAAGAAAATTGTTGCCCGGCCGAAGCCCTCGAAAGCTGCGAAGTACTGCCCAAACTAGGACCCGCCTCGAGTCACTTGGTACACATGCCGGGCCACGTGTACTACAAGCTGGGGGAGTATCAGAAAGCCTTCGATACGTTTAAAGCTTCCGTTGCCGTCGATTCCGTTTACATGAAAAAACAGGGTATTCAGGAAGTCGATGCCTGGAATTATATCCACAATATCAATTACTTACTGGCCAACTGTGCCGAAGACGGACGTTATGCGACGGCCCTATATTACGCCGAGAAACTACAGAATATGCCCGCTTCCAAAGAGCGGAAACGCAAGTACGAAGGCCGGTTTTTCTATCAGGGTATTCTGGCTCCCGTGAAAATGGAAATCTGTTTTGGCTACTACGACCGGGCTGCCAAACGCTTGCAGGCCATTTCACCCCGCGATAGTCTGTATTCGGTGAAAGCAATGGCTTACAAAGACGGGCTATACTACTTCGCGGCGGGTATGGACGCGATACGCCGAAACAAGGTGGAAGAGGCCCAGAAGTACGTCGATGCCCTTGATGCCACGCTGTGGCGGAATGTGAATCAATTTAATGAAGAAGACGTCATCAATACACGCCGGGTAAATGACCTCAACGTGGCTTCACTTGAATTACAGGGGCTCATCAAAAATGCCCAGGGGCATCGGGATGAAGCCATTGCCTTACTCGAAAAAGCAAAAATCAAGGAAGAGGAATTGGGCTACAGCGAACCGCCTTCCTACGCTCGTCCCGTACTGATCAGTCTGGCCGAGGTCCATTTGCAAGCCAAGCACTACGAACACGCGATTCACGCCTATGAGGAATTACTTAAAAAACACCCGCATTCGGCTAATGGCTTGTGGGGTTTGTATAAAGTGTACCAGAAAAAAGGCGACGCGGCGAAAGCCAAAGAATACGCAGCATTACTGGCCAAAACGGCTCGCTACGGTGAGAAAAGTCTGTATCCGCTTTAGTTCTTAGTACAACCAACCCAATCCTTTATACCACCCAATCGCATGATTTACGTGGCTAACCCGTGAAAGTTAGCCTGTGAGAAAGCTATGTCCTTGTGTGACGTATATATATAATCGTTAACTATTCTTTTTCTCTCTCATCTATCCATTTATTTCATGTATTCAAGGTTAAATCAAGTGGGACCTCGCTGGTTGAAGGTAGCCAGTCTGGCGGCGGTACTGGGCCTGAGCGAAGGTATTCCGCTACGGACCCATGCCCTTCCTTCCGTTACCTCGTTTCGTCATCGGGCGTTTCCGATTCAGGGTCGCGTAACCGATGCCAACGGCGAAGCCCTGCCGGGGGTGAGTGTTCGACAGAAAAACTCGACTATCGGTACCATAACTGATGCCAATGGGCAGTTTAAACTGGACGTGGCTCAAGCCAGTGACGTGCTGATTTTCTCCTTTGTTGGCTACAGCACCCAGGAGGTTACGGTTGGGTCTCAAAAACAGCTATCGGTACAGTTGGTATCCGCCAATCAGGAACTCAATGAAGTGGTAGTCGTAGGGTACGCTCAGGTGAAAAAAGGGGCCGAAACAAGTGCGGTCTCCATAGTCAAAGGCGTAGATCTGAAAAACCAGCACGGCGTTAGTTTCAGTGAACGGGTACAGGGTTTGACGCCGGGTTTACAGATTTCTTCCAACTCGGGCGTCGAAGGCGGGAGCGTGCTGGTTCGCCTGCGGGGGGCTACGTCGATCAATGCCGGGAATGATCCGCTCTATGTGATTGACGGGGTATTTATCAACAGCAATTCATTACAGGGCGTACGGACGGGTGGTCAGACCACCAATCCACTGGCCGATATTAATCCCAACGATATTGAAAATATTGAAGTACTTAAGGATGCTAACGCCACGGCCGTATACGGGGCCCGAGGAGCCAATGGGGTAATCATCATTACGACCAAACGGGGTTCCAAAAATGGCAAAACCAAGATCAATTTTTCTACTTCGGTAGGCGTTGCCAAAGCTCCTAAACTCTGGGACCTGACTACGGGTCCGCAGCACGCCGAAATTCTTAACGAGCAGTGGATCAATGATGGTAATCCAGCGGCTACGCGTCCTTTCCGTCCCGTTAGTGAAGGAGGGCAGGGGAACCCACAAGATCAGGGAACGTACGACCGACTGAGTCTGGTGTTTCGAACGGCGGTACAGCAATCCAACAATCTGTCGATTACGGGCGGGAATGAAAAAACGCAGTTCTACCTGGGCGGCGAAGTCACCAATCAGAATTCCATTCTGAAACTACAGGATTTCCAGCGATTGGGATTCCGGGTCAATGTTGACCATCAGATTAATAAGAAACTACAGGTCGGATTAAGTACCTCCTACAGTGCAACGAAGCGGCAATTGGCCCGTACCGGTGACACGGGCGGGATTTTGAATACGGGATTACATACCCCAACGCTCACGCCCCTCTTCGCGGCGGATGGTTCCTATAACCGCGGGGAACGCTTCAACAACCCCTACGTACTCCTGGAAAATTCCAACAACTACGCGTACGGAAAACACCTGATTGCCAATGCATATCTGAAATGGAACCTTACGAAAGATCTCACCTTCAAAAGCTCCTGGAGTCTGGACGACAACTACTACAACGAAGCCGTTTACTACAACGCCAATCTGACGGAAGGAAGAGCTACCAATGGGAGTGCCACCAACGCGACCACGCTCGACCGTACCTGGATTGCCGAACAATTGCTCAATTACATTGCTCCCCTGGGCGAAAAGCATTTCCTGACCGTTTTTCTGGGGAATACACTCCAGAGGAATGAATTTCAACGTTCCACGATTACCGGTACCAACTTTCCCAGTACGCAGTTCACCACCATCTCAGCCGCCGCCATCACGACGGGCAGTACCACCGGCATTACGCCTTCGGGCCTGATTTCGTACTTTGGCGGAGCTAATTATAGTTTCGACAGTCGGTACAGCGTGGATTTAAACGTGCGTACGGATGCTTCCTCCCGCTTCGGGGCCAACAATCGCTGGGGTACTTTTCCTTCAGCAGGGGTGTCCTGGCGGTTAGGACAGGAGCGATTCATTCGGGAGAATGTGCGATTTGTGAATGATCTGAAACTGAAAGCCAGTATTGGTTGGACGGGTAACCAGAGCATCCCCGATTTTGCTTCGCTGGGGCTGTGGTCGGGAGGTAACAACTACCTTGATCGTCCCGGGGTGTCGCCGGCTCAGCTGGCAAACCAGAATTTGAAGTGGGAAACGACTCGCCAGTGGAACGTGGGTTTGGAGGCCGCTTTGTTTGCGAACCGACTGAAGTTTGAATGGGATGTGTACAACAAATACACCACGGATTTGCTGCTGCAGGTACCGATTCCGGCTAAAACGGGCTTTTCATCGTCCTTCCAGAACTTAGGCGAAATGAGTAACAAAGGCTTTGAATTCCAGATTACGTCCGTGAACATTTCCAGTAACAAGCTCGAATGGACGACCAGCTTCAACGTAGCCCACAACGTCAATACCATTGAGAAGCTGCCCATTTCGTTCACGCAGTACAACCGCGACTGGGTACGCCTCCAGGAAGGTCAGCCCATGTATTCGTTCTGGCTGTACAAACAATTGTACGTCGATCCGCAAACGGGCAATGCCGTATATGATGATTCCCGAACGAAGGATGGTAAAATTACTACTGATGACCGCCAGATTGTAGGCAATGCCTGGCCCGCGTACTACGGCGGCTTACGGAACAGTTTCCGTTTCAACAGCTTCGACTTCTCGTTCTTCTTTTACTTCTCGCAGGGAAATAAAGTCTTTAACATGAACCGCTACTTTCAGGAACACGCGGGTTCACGGGGTACGTCCTGGTCCTTGCTCGCCAGCCAGATGCGACGCTGGCAGCAACCTGGTGACGTAACGGACATTCCCCGGGTGACCATTTTACCCAACGCCGACGGTAGCTACAACCATAATTTTGAAAGCAGCCGTTTTCTGGAAGATGCGTCGTTTATCCGTCTACGAAGCGTAGCTCTGGGCTATTCTCTGCCAACCGCCATTTTGTCGAAAGTACGCCTACAACAAGCTCGTCTGTACGTCAACGCTACCAACCTGCTGACCTTCACCAAATACTCGGGACCTGATCCGGAAATCAATACCGCTCAGGATTACGCGAACGCTACCGTTCAGGGCCTTGATTTTTCCATGCCTCCGCACCCCCGTACGGTCGAAGTAGGTTTAAATCTCACGTTTTAACATGAAAAGAAAATCCTTTTTACATACCTCAGGTTTGGTACTGGTAGCTCTGACGGGCCTGCTGACGACTGCCTGCCGATCTTATTTTCTGGACGTAGAACCGCAGCAAAGCATTTCGGATCAGTCGGTTATTGTTGATGCAGCGACGGCGGAAGTTGCCCTGCTGGGCGTGTACGACAAGCTACAGTCGAGCAATTACTACGGCGGCGACGGCTACCAGGCCGCCGCGTATCTGGCGGGTGGCGATAACCTGTGGGTCGGTACACTAAATTATTACAGCAACTTCATCACGCATTCGTACCGTTCGGACAATACATTGCTCAACAACGTCTGGTCCACGATTTATACGGCGGTCAACGGAGCGAACAATGTAATCGACAAAGTAGAGAAGCTGGATAACCGGGTCATTACCGAAGCCGTACGCAAACAGTACATTGGCGAAGCGTATGTCCTGCGTTCTCTGGCTTTGTTCGACTTGGCCCGGGCCTGGGGCAATGTACCGATCATTTTAAAACCGACGACTTCGCCCAACGATTTCGATGGCATTAAACAAAGTACGCAAAAGGACGTATACCGGCAGGTACTGGCCGATCTGACCACCGCCGAAAACCTTCTGCCCGCCCGCGTGGACCGCAACCGCGTGACCCTGAACACGGTTTACGCCCTGAAGGCTCGTGTGCATTTGTACAACGGTGATTTTCAGGAAGCGGAAACCTACGCATCCAAACTGATTGCGGATAGCAATTATGAACTGGTAAGCTGGGCTACGATCCTGAACGGAAAAAACACCAAAGAATCCATTTTCGAGCTGGCGTACAGTACCGCCGACCGTAGTGCTCACTACGGTTCCTGGTCGAACGATGGGTACCGGAATCAGTTCTGCCCCGGTCCTGACATCTACGCTTTGCTGCAAAATCCAGCGACGGGCGGGGAACGGAAACAGCTCATCAAGGATATTTCTACACCAGCTATTCGCAATTACTTCGTACAATTGCTGTACTGGCGATCTACGTCCGACAATCCGACGTACCTGTTCCGAATCGCTGAACAGTATCTGATCCGTTCGGAAGCCCGTATCAAAAAAGCAACGCCCGACGTCGCGGGTGCTCTGGCCGATCTGAACGCGGTACGGGCTCGCTCGAAAGTGGCGGCGTTGACGGTGACTACGGCAACGGAACTGGCACTGGCTCTGGAGAACGAACGGCGGGTAGAATTTGCCTTTGAACCGCACCGCTGGTTTGATCTGGTACGAACCAACCGGGCGGCAACAGTACTCGGTGTAACGGATGCCAATAAATGGATTTTTCCCATTCCGTACAATGATTTAGCCGCTGATAAGGATTTAGTGCAAAATCCGGGATATTAAATACGATCTTTCCATCAAATCAATGCTCGCATGAATCTGCTCAAATCTTTAACACTCGCGGTAAGCCTCGGTCTGGCTACGCTCGCTCAGGCTCAAACACCTGTTACCCTCACCGGAACCGTAGCCGGCGTGAACACGGGCAAGGTGTATTTGCAACGCTTTCACAACAAAATGTTCTTTACGGTGGAGGCCGTACCCGTCAAAGATGGGAAATTTCAGATTCAGCGAAAATTGAAGCTACCAGAAGTGTACGCACTGACGCTGGATACGACCCGGGGCAATCAATTCCTGTTTCTGGATGCCGGCGATACGCAAGTGGCGATCCAGCTGGATAGTGCTCAATATTACCGGAATACGAAAATAAACGGCTCGCAGGGACAGGATTTATTAGCCAGCTTTCGGCAGGGGAAAGAAGGTGAAATTCAGGCCTTTATCTCGAAACACCCGACATCCATTGTTCCGACTTATATTCTTTACCGTGAATATTCCTATCGTCTGACACCGGATGAAATTGAAAAAAATGTAGCTCTATTGGACGCATCCTTACAGAAAACACCCTACGTACAAACGCTTAAACAGCTCGTTACTACGTTGCGGAGCGTGCAGGTAGGAGAAAAAGCGAAGGACTTTCAGGCGAATACGCCCGACGGTAAACCGCTGCGTTTGTCGAGCTTGTACGGTAAGAGTTACGTATTGATCGACTTTTGGGCGGCCTGGTGCGGTCCCTGCCGTCGGGAAAATCCCAATCTGGTAAAAACCTATAATCAGTACAAGGATCAGGGCTTCACGATTCTGGGCGTATCCCTCGACAAAACAAAAGAAGCCTGGCTGAAAGCTATTGAAAAAGATCAATTGACCTGGCCTCAGGTTACGGATCTGGCGTACTGGAATAGTGCTCCGGCTCAACTCTACGGGGTACGGGCAATTCCCTCGAACGTTTTACTGGATGCGGAAGGGCGGATTGTGGCCCGTAACTTACGGGGTGAAGAACTGGCGGCCAAGCTGGAAGATTTGTATCGAAAGTCAGCGGCTAACAAGTAAATTAATCGATAGGCGAACCGGGATTTCTCAGCCTGAGGGGGTTGGGATTCCCGGTTTATTCATGTTAGTACTATTAGAGCACGACAGGTTTCGCATTGTCTGTATCAGTAAACATTAGGATTATACGATTACTGGCAATAAAAACAGTCTATGCATAAATGTTTTTCATAAAAAATTATATATGTAAGCATTTTTCATAAAAAATAAGTAAATTTCATACGTTTACGATACCCTTTAGTTGAACGTATGACGTATCCGATTATTCCTTCTCTGGTTACCGTTTTTCTGGATCGTACTACTCCTGAACCCGGAGAACTCGCGGGCTACGCGGCCTTGCTACAGGCCTATGAGCTGGCGATTCCCTTACCGGATCGACTGACGATTATTAGTCAAAAACACCGCCAATACCAGACGGAAGAATGGCAGGTCTTTACCCCCAGATATCGACCCGAGGAAACGCTTGCGGCCCACCTGACCTTTGCCCTGAAATACGAAGGTATCGAACTGGGGCTGCTCAAAAAGCTATTCGAAACGCTGGGGCCGCAGCCGATTGTAGAATGGGTAACCCAGGAACCATTGGGGCAGTACAGTCGGAAAGTATGGTTTCTGTACGAATGGCTCCTGGAGGAACTACTCGACGTGCCGGATCTGACGACGGGAAATTACCTGGATGTGGTCGAGGAGCGGCTGCAATACGGAAGTACGAGTGAGCGAATACCCACGAAGCGACAGCGGATTCGGAACAATCTACCGGGCGTGCGGGAATTTTGTCCGATGATTCGAAAAACGCCGGTACTAGAGAGTTACCAGCAACTAGACTTATCCCAGCACATTAAACAGATGATTGGGAAAATTCATCCGGACGTGATGGGCCGAACGGCGGCTTTTTTGCTGTTAAAGGATTCGAAAGCCTCCTACGCCATTGAGGGCGAAAAGCCGCCACAAACCCGGGCCCAGCGGTGGGGGAGGGCCTTGGGACAAGCCGGACAGAAACTCCTGACCGCCGAAGAATTGGTGCGTTTACAGCAGATCGTCATTGACAACCCCCGCTTTACGAAAATGGGCTTTCGGGAACAGGAAGGCTTCATTGGCGAACACGACCGACGGGTAGGCACGCCCATGCCGGATCATATTTCTGCTCGCTGGAAGGATTTGCCAACGCTGATGCAGGGGCTGCTGGAAACTAGTCAAAAATTAGAGCAGGACGTTTCCTTTGATGCTGTACTGGCGGCGGCGGTCGTGGCGTTCGGTTTTGTATTCATTCACCCTTTCGTGGATGGCAACGGGCGTATTCATCGCTACCTGATTCATCACGTGCTGGCGGCCAAAGGGTACGTGACCAAGGGCCTTATTTTTCCCGTTTCGGCCATCATTTTAGAACACATTGAAACGTATCGGCAGGTACTGGAGGCCTTCTCCAAACCCCGGCTGGATAGGATCGAATGGAAACCAACGATCGATCACAATGTGGAAGTACTAAACGAAACCGTGGACCTGTACCGCTACTTCGATGCGACTAAGGCGGCTGA
The genomic region above belongs to Siphonobacter curvatus and contains:
- a CDS encoding TlpA disulfide reductase family protein — translated: MNLLKSLTLAVSLGLATLAQAQTPVTLTGTVAGVNTGKVYLQRFHNKMFFTVEAVPVKDGKFQIQRKLKLPEVYALTLDTTRGNQFLFLDAGDTQVAIQLDSAQYYRNTKINGSQGQDLLASFRQGKEGEIQAFISKHPTSIVPTYILYREYSYRLTPDEIEKNVALLDASLQKTPYVQTLKQLVTTLRSVQVGEKAKDFQANTPDGKPLRLSSLYGKSYVLIDFWAAWCGPCRRENPNLVKTYNQYKDQGFTILGVSLDKTKEAWLKAIEKDQLTWPQVTDLAYWNSAPAQLYGVRAIPSNVLLDAEGRIVARNLRGEELAAKLEDLYRKSAANK
- a CDS encoding Fic family protein, whose translation is MTYPIIPSLVTVFLDRTTPEPGELAGYAALLQAYELAIPLPDRLTIISQKHRQYQTEEWQVFTPRYRPEETLAAHLTFALKYEGIELGLLKKLFETLGPQPIVEWVTQEPLGQYSRKVWFLYEWLLEELLDVPDLTTGNYLDVVEERLQYGSTSERIPTKRQRIRNNLPGVREFCPMIRKTPVLESYQQLDLSQHIKQMIGKIHPDVMGRTAAFLLLKDSKASYAIEGEKPPQTRAQRWGRALGQAGQKLLTAEELVRLQQIVIDNPRFTKMGFREQEGFIGEHDRRVGTPMPDHISARWKDLPTLMQGLLETSQKLEQDVSFDAVLAAAVVAFGFVFIHPFVDGNGRIHRYLIHHVLAAKGYVTKGLIFPVSAIILEHIETYRQVLEAFSKPRLDRIEWKPTIDHNVEVLNETVDLYRYFDATKAAEFLYECVKQTAQQTIPEEVAYLEQYDQLKSYLDDTFEMPDDLVALLVRFLEQGNGKLSERAKAKEFKALTAPEVEAIEQVFQEIFLDDQIGS
- a CDS encoding SusC/RagA family TonB-linked outer membrane protein, which translates into the protein MYSRLNQVGPRWLKVASLAAVLGLSEGIPLRTHALPSVTSFRHRAFPIQGRVTDANGEALPGVSVRQKNSTIGTITDANGQFKLDVAQASDVLIFSFVGYSTQEVTVGSQKQLSVQLVSANQELNEVVVVGYAQVKKGAETSAVSIVKGVDLKNQHGVSFSERVQGLTPGLQISSNSGVEGGSVLVRLRGATSINAGNDPLYVIDGVFINSNSLQGVRTGGQTTNPLADINPNDIENIEVLKDANATAVYGARGANGVIIITTKRGSKNGKTKINFSTSVGVAKAPKLWDLTTGPQHAEILNEQWINDGNPAATRPFRPVSEGGQGNPQDQGTYDRLSLVFRTAVQQSNNLSITGGNEKTQFYLGGEVTNQNSILKLQDFQRLGFRVNVDHQINKKLQVGLSTSYSATKRQLARTGDTGGILNTGLHTPTLTPLFAADGSYNRGERFNNPYVLLENSNNYAYGKHLIANAYLKWNLTKDLTFKSSWSLDDNYYNEAVYYNANLTEGRATNGSATNATTLDRTWIAEQLLNYIAPLGEKHFLTVFLGNTLQRNEFQRSTITGTNFPSTQFTTISAAAITTGSTTGITPSGLISYFGGANYSFDSRYSVDLNVRTDASSRFGANNRWGTFPSAGVSWRLGQERFIRENVRFVNDLKLKASIGWTGNQSIPDFASLGLWSGGNNYLDRPGVSPAQLANQNLKWETTRQWNVGLEAALFANRLKFEWDVYNKYTTDLLLQVPIPAKTGFSSSFQNLGEMSNKGFEFQITSVNISSNKLEWTTSFNVAHNVNTIEKLPISFTQYNRDWVRLQEGQPMYSFWLYKQLYVDPQTGNAVYDDSRTKDGKITTDDRQIVGNAWPAYYGGLRNSFRFNSFDFSFFFYFSQGNKVFNMNRYFQEHAGSRGTSWSLLASQMRRWQQPGDVTDIPRVTILPNADGSYNHNFESSRFLEDASFIRLRSVALGYSLPTAILSKVRLQQARLYVNATNLLTFTKYSGPDPEINTAQDYANATVQGLDFSMPPHPRTVEVGLNLTF
- a CDS encoding Rossmann-fold NAD(P)-binding domain-containing protein, which produces MKIKAIITGATGMVGEGVLFECLKHPDVEQVLVINRKPGGLSHPKLKEIIHKDFFNLQPIASQLAGFNACYFCLGVSSVGMSQEEYRRTTYDLTLHFAQTVAQYNSDLTFCYVTGAGTNEQGRIAWARVKGATESALMRLFPKAYMFRPGFMKAVPGQKNVKSFYKWIAWVYPLGRALFPGGFCTLEEVGQAMIHAAQKGYPKAVLEVKDIVTLART
- a CDS encoding RagB/SusD family nutrient uptake outer membrane protein; its protein translation is MKRKSFLHTSGLVLVALTGLLTTACRSYFLDVEPQQSISDQSVIVDAATAEVALLGVYDKLQSSNYYGGDGYQAAAYLAGGDNLWVGTLNYYSNFITHSYRSDNTLLNNVWSTIYTAVNGANNVIDKVEKLDNRVITEAVRKQYIGEAYVLRSLALFDLARAWGNVPIILKPTTSPNDFDGIKQSTQKDVYRQVLADLTTAENLLPARVDRNRVTLNTVYALKARVHLYNGDFQEAETYASKLIADSNYELVSWATILNGKNTKESIFELAYSTADRSAHYGSWSNDGYRNQFCPGPDIYALLQNPATGGERKQLIKDISTPAIRNYFVQLLYWRSTSDNPTYLFRIAEQYLIRSEARIKKATPDVAGALADLNAVRARSKVAALTVTTATELALALENERRVEFAFEPHRWFDLVRTNRAATVLGVTDANKWIFPIPYNDLAADKDLVQNPGY
- a CDS encoding tetratricopeptide repeat protein; amino-acid sequence: MKRSLFALCLLSIPAFSQRVYHDDHHHDPEGRTMNHDHLVHIQEYRKETVYIHNLPAPEIMTGIGTSDLSIQTKNPLTQRYFSQGVALLHSFWDFEAYRAFKEASRQDSTAIMPYWGIYSAIGSMEGDDFAADRIRAVRKLKELKAKANPHERRYAEAVLARDVPGASGKKEYERILELLVHEYPEDVDAKLFLALSKMSGYDLKLNPREGTMYAEYLLRDVLKSHPDNAGAHHYWIHLKENCCPAEALESCEVLPKLGPASSHLVHMPGHVYYKLGEYQKAFDTFKASVAVDSVYMKKQGIQEVDAWNYIHNINYLLANCAEDGRYATALYYAEKLQNMPASKERKRKYEGRFFYQGILAPVKMEICFGYYDRAAKRLQAISPRDSLYSVKAMAYKDGLYYFAAGMDAIRRNKVEEAQKYVDALDATLWRNVNQFNEEDVINTRRVNDLNVASLELQGLIKNAQGHRDEAIALLEKAKIKEEELGYSEPPSYARPVLISLAEVHLQAKHYEHAIHAYEELLKKHPHSANGLWGLYKVYQKKGDAAKAKEYAALLAKTARYGEKSLYPL